In one window of Neisseria subflava DNA:
- a CDS encoding SlyX family protein, producing the protein MSDIRELEHRVTELEIQTALQEDLIGSLNDTIAKMQQALDLQQGQLRLLYQRMQDKGANGEREPYSLRDEIPPHY; encoded by the coding sequence ATGAGCGATATTCGGGAATTGGAACACCGCGTCACGGAGCTGGAAATTCAGACGGCCTTGCAGGAAGATTTAATCGGCAGTCTGAACGACACCATCGCCAAGATGCAGCAGGCTTTGGATTTGCAACAAGGCCAGCTGCGGCTTCTGTATCAACGGATGCAGGACAAAGGCGCAAACGGCGAACGCGAACCGTACAGCCTGCGCGATGAGATTCCGCCGCATTATTGA
- a CDS encoding Na+/H+ antiporter family protein has translation MNAVVIAVIIMLVLSLSRVHVVLSLAVGAFIGGLVAGMPLENVTNAAGDVVQQGIIPVFNEGLKGGAQIALSYAMLGAFAMAITHSGLPQQLAGVIIRKLNGGKGNAKGEGAVKWLLLAIILCMGVMSQNVVPIHIAFIPMIIPPLLLVFNRLKLDRRLVACVITFGLVTTYMFLPYGFGAIFLNDIMLGNIRSAGMDTSGINVMHAMAIPALGMVFGLLLAFLHYRKPRIYQNNTTDTEDNRAAVQQQEPSTYRSLVAAVAIAVCFAIQLLYDGSLVLGAMLGFAVFMMLGVMNRSAASDVFGEGIKMMAMVGFIMIAAQGFAAVMNATGEIQPLVEHSMALFGGNKGMAALTMLCVGLLVTMGIGSSFSTLPIITAIYVPLCMSLGFSPMATVAIVGTAGALGDAGSPASDSTLGPTMGLNADGQHDHIRDSVIPTFIHYNIPLMAAGWIAAMVL, from the coding sequence ATGAATGCGGTTGTAATTGCGGTCATCATCATGCTTGTGCTGTCTTTATCGCGCGTGCATGTGGTGCTCAGCTTGGCTGTCGGCGCTTTTATCGGCGGCTTGGTGGCCGGTATGCCTTTGGAGAATGTAACCAACGCGGCTGGCGATGTGGTGCAGCAAGGGATTATTCCTGTTTTTAACGAAGGCTTGAAAGGCGGGGCGCAAATCGCACTGTCTTATGCCATGCTCGGTGCGTTTGCCATGGCCATCACGCATTCCGGTCTACCGCAACAGCTCGCCGGCGTGATTATCCGCAAGCTCAACGGCGGCAAAGGCAATGCGAAAGGCGAAGGCGCGGTCAAATGGCTGCTGCTGGCGATTATTTTGTGCATGGGCGTGATGAGCCAAAACGTTGTGCCGATTCATATCGCGTTTATCCCGATGATTATTCCGCCGCTGCTGTTGGTGTTCAACCGTTTGAAACTCGACCGCCGCTTGGTGGCCTGTGTGATTACGTTTGGCTTGGTAACGACTTATATGTTCCTGCCTTACGGTTTCGGCGCCATCTTCTTGAACGACATCATGTTGGGCAATATCCGCTCGGCAGGCATGGACACCAGCGGCATTAATGTGATGCACGCAATGGCGATTCCGGCTTTGGGCATGGTATTCGGCTTGCTGCTGGCCTTTTTGCACTATCGCAAACCGCGTATTTATCAAAACAATACCACCGACACGGAAGACAACCGTGCGGCAGTGCAACAACAAGAGCCGTCAACCTATCGCAGCTTGGTGGCGGCCGTGGCGATTGCCGTGTGTTTTGCCATTCAGCTTTTGTACGATGGTTCGCTGGTATTGGGCGCCATGTTGGGCTTTGCCGTGTTTATGATGTTGGGCGTGATGAACCGCTCCGCCGCCAGCGATGTGTTCGGCGAAGGCATTAAAATGATGGCGATGGTCGGCTTTATTATGATTGCGGCTCAAGGTTTCGCCGCCGTAATGAACGCAACTGGCGAGATTCAGCCTTTGGTCGAACACAGCATGGCTTTGTTCGGCGGTAATAAAGGCATGGCCGCATTGACCATGTTGTGCGTCGGCTTGCTGGTGACCATGGGCATCGGCTCGTCTTTCTCAACTTTGCCGATTATTACCGCGATTTATGTGCCTTTGTGCATGAGCTTGGGCTTCTCTCCTATGGCGACCGTCGCCATCGTCGGCACGGCCGGTGCGCTGGGCGATGCTGGCTCTCCTGCTTCCGACTCGACGCTCGGCCCGACCATGGGTTTGAACGCCGACGGTCAGCACGACCACATCCGCGATTCGGTTATCCCGACTTTTATCCACTACAATATCCCGCTGATGGCTGCCGGCTGGATTGCCGCAATGGTGCTGTAA